The following DNA comes from Paenibacillus crassostreae.
CAACACTTCAAAGTTACGGGAAATCGTATGTGAAGGGTCACCAATCATAATATAAGTAACTTTACCAATAGCTTCAGAACTATCATGCCATGCTTTGTGTACAAAGTGAGAATCTGTTGATACGGAATACACTTCTACCCCAATATCCTTCAAAGTTGCATATTGATCTTGCAAATCTTCAAGTTCAGTAGGACAAACGAATGTAAAGTCTGCTGGATAAAAACAAACTACGCTCCATTTACCTTTCATATTTGCTTCAGAAACCTCGATAAACTCACCATTCTGAAAAGCTGATGCTGCAAACGGTTTTACTTCTGTTCCTATTAGTGACATAATATTATTCCTCCTAGTATAGTATAGTTGTTTTACTAACCAACTCTTATTTATAATTATTATTATATGCTAATAATTTTCATTGTCAAACTTGTTCACGAAGTGTTCATATTCTTTAATATGTCTCAAACGAACTCAAAGTATTCGTTTGAGCTTCTAACGCTGAATCAGAAGGACTCCGCAGTCATGACTATGATAGATATAGAGATTCGCAAGAAGGGTCAACAATTCAATTTATGAACAAGAAGAACCCGCTCTATGAGTGGTTCTTCTAATATGGACTCGAGGCCCTATCCGTTAATAATGGTATATTATGCTTCTACAGGTATTGTCACAATTTTGATGTTAGCGTTGCGACCCCCTGATTTAATTTTCTCTTGTATTTCTTAAGAAATATAACCATTACATAATACATAAACCATAAACTAAATGCTCCTACAAACATAATCATCCCTATCGCAAGATCGTAGGGATACCCGTAAAACCCTATAGAAGTCGGCCGTACAGTGAGAAACAAGAACCAAAAAGGAGCTGCACATGCCCCATATCCGATCAAGGATAGGATTGATCTAACAAGATTTTTGGCATATAAGCCTTTTCTCCATAATCTCCTTATTAGAAACACAAGAAAGAACGTGCCTAGAAGAATAAGTGTAATCGAGATGATGCCAAGTAGTTTGCCCAGGGTGAATGGTGCTAAGTTTGATTCCGGCTCATGCCCTAACATAACAGATGTAATCCCCTCAATCATTTGCTGCTGTATTTCAGGATGAAACTCACCAAGAAATAACGTGATGCCTAGATCATGTTCTGGTATAAAAAGAATAGCAGTTGCTGAGCCAACCCCATCACCGGTTTTATAAAAGGTGGCATTCTGATGCAGTTCCTTCCTCTCAAAACCGCTGG
Coding sequences within:
- the ahpC gene encoding alkyl hydroperoxide reductase subunit C, with product MSLIGTEVKPFAASAFQNGEFIEVSEANMKGKWSVVCFYPADFTFVCPTELEDLQDQYATLKDIGVEVYSVSTDSHFVHKAWHDSSEAIGKVTYIMIGDPSHTISRNFEVLIEEDGMADRGTFIIDPNGVIQAVEITAGGIGRDASTLISKIKAAQYVHNHPGEVCPAKWKEGAETLKPSLDLVGKI